The segment GCATCAACAGCGACGGCTCCCTGGCCTTCACCAAGATCGGCTCGCCGGTGCTGGCCTCGTTCGAGGGCGAGTACGTCACCATCATCACCTCCGAGGACAAAAAGTTCCGGGGCACCCTGCTGCTGAACAACCCGGCGGCCCACGTCAACAAGGAGGCGGACAAGGCCGAGCGCAAGCCAGACAGCATGCACATCCGGCTGGACGCCGAGGTCGCCAAGAAAGAGGAGACCGAGAAGCTGGGGATCCGCACCGGGGATTTCATCTGCTTTGACCCCCGCTTTGAATACACCGATTCCGGGTTCATCAAGTGCCGGTTCCTGGACGACAAGGCCGGTTCGGCCGCCATGATGGACGCCCTGCTGGCGCTGGGTTCCAAGGAACTGGAAAAGCTGCCGGTGGCCTTCTTCTTCTCCAATTACGAGGAGGTGGGACACGGGGCCTCGGCCGGGGTGCCGGCCACGGCCGCCGAGATGCTGGTGGTGGACATGGGGGTGGTGGGCGAGAAGGTGGACGGGGTGGAGACGGCGGTCTCCATCTGCGTAAAAGATTCCAACGGGCCGTATGACTATGCCATGAGGCAAAAGATATCCCGCCTGGCCACGGCCCACGGCATTGCCCACCGGCTTGATGTCTTTCCGCTGTACGGCTCGGACGGAGGGGCGGCCCTGGCGGCCGGGTGCGATATCAGGGTGGGGCTGATAGGCCCGGGAGTGAGCGCCAGCCACGGGATGGAAAGGACGCATTTGAAGGGGCTGAACGCGGCCAGGGATCTGCTGATGGCGTATATCAAGGAAACATTAAGTTAGGCGGCACCGGCCGGGAAACTGCTCATAGTCCAAGAAGCCCCGTCCCTGGAAAGGGACGGGGCTTCTTGCGTTAAGGTACCTGGTTACAGGTAGGCCTCTTCTCCATGCAGGGTGGCATCCAGACCGTCTATCTCTTCCTGCTCGGTGGTGCGGACAGGAGTGATCTTATCGATGGCCCACAGCGCGGCATACGAGAACAGGAAGGCGTAAATAGAGGCGGCCGTCACCGCCACCGTCTGTTTAAGGAAGAACCCCGCTCCCCCGTAGAAAAGCCCGTCGGCGCCATTGGCGTTCACCGCTTTGGTGGCGAACAGGCCCAGCAGGATCACCCCGATCGTTCCGCCCACTCCGTGCACTCCCCAGACATCCAGGGCGTCGTCCCAACCCAGCCGGTTCTTAAGGGTGATGGCTCCGTAGCAGACCACCCCGGCGATCACCCCTATCAGGGCCGAGGTGGGCACGGTGACGTACCCGGCGCAGGGGGTGATGGTGGCCAGCCCGGCAATGGAGCCGGTCAGCAGTCCCAGCAGTTTGGGCTTCTTCTCAAAGACCCAGGCCATTATCAGCCAGGTGATGGCGGCAAAGGAGGCGGCGGTGTCGGTGTTCAGGAAGGCCAGGGAGGTGACATGGTCCACTCTCAGCTCGCTGCCGGCGTTGAAGCCGTACCA is part of the candidate division TA06 bacterium genome and harbors:
- a CDS encoding M42 family metallopeptidase; translation: MERIVQLLKDLEAIHSPSGYTGAVMDHITELCQKNGITTRRTNKGGLLCGNHQAPKLVVSGHVDTLGLMVSGINSDGSLAFTKIGSPVLASFEGEYVTIITSEDKKFRGTLLLNNPAAHVNKEADKAERKPDSMHIRLDAEVAKKEETEKLGIRTGDFICFDPRFEYTDSGFIKCRFLDDKAGSAAMMDALLALGSKELEKLPVAFFFSNYEEVGHGASAGVPATAAEMLVVDMGVVGEKVDGVETAVSICVKDSNGPYDYAMRQKISRLATAHGIAHRLDVFPLYGSDGGAALAAGCDIRVGLIGPGVSASHGMERTHLKGLNAARDLLMAYIKETLS